The nucleotide sequence ctacccaaacacacacacacctcgaaacgctgccgcaatcagggtaataactcgatcgctattacgattcaacgtccgatcgattataactatccaacgattgtctgagtgctgctcaaattgagcttctactttgatttttcgtcgtgatttcaacttgaatatttgagtgctgttcgaattcgaactatgctctgttattcgttgtgaatccgattgaattattaagtattgcacttgataatagttgtgagggtttgatctcgtgaattgacgtaaatgctgtattaagttactaacctagtttgtgtgcatgttatttaaattaggtgaaaagattaatcagtagtcgaaactctgcccatataaatctaaaatattagcacaaggtagcttcactttgaagttattaaggtacggatccttaccccactctttattgcttcatattcaaattgttataaacccACTAAATtaatatctgttaaaaactcctcacgtctttgattatcgattcatttgacagtccgttcgattcctatcctaatcatttgatttagctttcatgtcatgcgatagtattatgttatactcattatcgcatgttccaatatatgttccgttttgttatgaaaataagttttataagttatgtgaataagaccatttgtactctgataccctgagtatcgcttctcgtggagtgtcccacgagcatgttgttgtggcatcaacatcatgtgctccatccgtgacggagagatcagttcacggcgtctcttaagtacaagtgtggtacataaggctattaggaggcgtatggatcgatcctagaatttaagtataaggaggtggataacgggtatgccaattcgccatctcatgtgataattatgcaggagtagctacctgtgtattgtcacgttttaagtttgctcatgggtacatccgtaagatatgattatgaaattatgttcttgcatcgtatcattttcgcataaagttccatccggataagatttcatataaagcattatttgttatttgagcctaaaattccgtactgagcattcggctcattccgtaaactttttgtatatacaggtccacaggttactttgggaagagaaaagagagaagaataaagtctaggaataaatctgaagatgttagttaattaagacaaCTGTCTCCGCTTGTATAATAAATCTTAATTTTTATgatcgtgtggttgtatccttatcaaataaataaatggaattatgacttttgtttatgttaccgttattgtgacacgtcagcccttccggatTGGGGTGTTACAACTTGGTTAGAGCATTCACGTCCTATCCACCATTTTCTACCTTATAGTTACACTAAAAACAAGGAAAACGTCACCCAAATGTAACCAAGTTTCACAAGTGTTCTAATTAAGTcatccaaattttttttttgtctctTTAAAGTAACTAAACTTTAATTTTGTGTTTTAAAATTACTAGGTCATCAAGTTACAATTTTTTTCTCCtacttttttattttcttttactgCTTATGTGGATATTATTTATATCAGGTGGATATAATAAAATCAAAACATTTGAATACAATAAGATTTTatgaataaaaaaatatttttgagcGGCAAATAGGCCATTTGAACAAACCCATCGGTGGTTCAGTACTTCAAATTGAACAAAGATAAAAGAGTATTTAATTTTGCAAaaccaaaagtttcttttgtTTTTCTAGCCTACATAGTGCACTGTCTTCTTTTTTCACATTTGCTGAGAGACAAAGGTTctgtttgttttttggccagaagtacttctggccacttatgtctgcgccgcgcagacgCGGGCAGACGTTTGGAGTCCGCAGAttgtttgttttctcgcagacctttcattaaaaaaggtctgcgagacctcttCTTGGCACAGACATTGACATATGTCTTCTAACCTCTTCTCACCTTCTCCTCTTCTCCCTCCAGACACCACCTCCCCTGCCACCACCCCccctgccaccacctccacctccgccgcccacctccactccgccaccacctcccacccctgctccgccaccaaATCGAATAAAACCCCCCAAATCGAAACCCCCAAATCCacaaactaaaacccccaaatcCACAAACTAAAACCCCAAATCCacaaactaaaacccccaaatcgaaTCAATGAACATTAACAGCAACTTACCGGTGAGACTCGAACCCGCTGCTCATCAGCAACTTACCAGTGAGGGTTGTGTCGGAGATGAAAAATCAGGGGCCGACTCCCTTTCTTGGTCGCTGGAACAGATGATCGACAGAGAGAGAagagtggtgacggtggtggctgtggtgtagtggttgttggttgtggtgtaaggcagtggtggtgatgaaggcagagagagagatcgagggaggagagagagatcTGTGAGAGGAGAGAGAGACGGTGAAGGGCGGTGGtgtagtggtgacggtggtggcggtggtgaagtggtggcggtggtgacgatggtggcggtggtgacggtggtggcggtggtggcggtggtgaaagCAGAGAAGtctgtgtgtgtgttgtgtgtgtaaTGTGTGTGTGAagaggttttatataaaaaaaaacaaactctcttctccttgcagactgcagacatttggtccacctcttctcctgcagatgcctgcagatgtggtccgcagactgcagaccttttcctacagaaaaaacaaacagcaccaaAGATTGCTCACGATGAAAGGCACCGTCGGCAAAAACCCAATCACCGACCCCCATTTCTTTTCTAAAAAAGCTTCAACATGAAAGGTACCGTCGACGGAGAATACGGTGGTTGAAGTGGTGTACAGGCCTAGATCTGGTGGTTTTTCGGAGGTAAATCGATCTGTTGAACAAATGGTGAGTCGGTGAGCCTCTCCGACGACAAGTGTGAGCTCTAAGCACAAATCTGGCGACGTTAGTTTTCAAGTTGGTCTGTGGTGGAGGTGGTCAGCGATGGTGGTGGTCCCATGGCGCTAGATGGTTGTTTCGTGGCAACAAGGGCCAAATCAGGTGGTTGTGTTAATCATTACTGGTGGCGGTTGAACAAGATACTGATGAATGGAGGTTGAAGGTCAATTGAGATTTTATAAATTTTAgaataaaaatgtgttttttaatTGAAAATTCCATATCATTATTTGTATTTTCCACCtcattttaaagattaaaaaaattaatgaaaCCCGATAAATCACTATTGGTTACCTGTTAACCTGATAACTAGGGTTAAGaaccgcccgcgttgcggcgcgggtacatcgtaaacattgaatggattagtccagacgttatatgatgcattaacatatgaaaacacacatttcgtcGTATCCAAGTGAACTTaatgtaacctgtataagcattgtgattggatcaaacgtaaagtaaatcaaattcatatcgaacaatcataacgtattatatgtgacccaactcatacataaaaaacgtaacgggtatgaaggaaaatatgcacatgtaagggattaattagagctttcgaaaaaaaggggagaaaaagaaaccataatttgactgcactcggttcgaaacaaactttacgaaacatacataaaataaacacgaaaacatattatatttaacctgaatcatttcccaaaaaagtttacatcgaaaagtagaacaacttgaatttataccaaaacgtacataaaaatatgcacgtaaaaatggtttctttaaacgaaaacgtatgatatttgacctgactcatctataaaaaaaaaagtttacaacggaatgtagaacaaatcatatttatacatacccgtatataaaatatgcacataaaaatagtttttaagtaaagaaaGTACAGGGGTAAATCGAAAAAAAATATgagtaaaaaatttaataggttaaaaacgttcgtaaaaccgtgccaagtagtaccaatgccacaacgacatcgactctcaacattgTAAAAAtgaaatagataaaatggtaaaaattacactgaacaaaaagcagactaaaatcgttgaaccacgtacacccgttacagtgtgttaatgcgaagaaattaatcagaaacgtaaaacgtagaaaataataacttagtcgatctaggacttgcccgttgcggcgaacttttcaaagggaaaaaatggacgcgttgcgaggggtctgtcaaatatgaaaaaatagagcaaaaaacgttaaacctcacatgcacgctacgacatgttaactcgcaaaatttagaacgaaacgtaaaacgaaaaacttgcgaaagataaaaagtatgggggaccaaagttgtaaataataaagtgttgtgttaaattataaaagatggaaaactttgggttaaaagtaaaaaagataaaaggggtcaaaatataaaatatgaaatatttgggttaaaagtgaaaaaatctaaattttttttgaaacactCCCCAAGCACATGTTACAACTCATCTAAGCAtagttgcttatttatagtggaatggaatggaataaTAATTACCCAAAAGCTTTAGTGACTTCCGTGGGTTGACAGGTAATTGGGCTGGGGCTGGGCTGGGCTTGTTTGGGTTGAAAATGAATATATTATTAACATATTAGGTTTGTACAGCTTTTTCTTCTGTTAACCACATGGCGTCAAGAATAGGTTTGTACAGCTTTTTCTGTTAACCAAATGGCGTAAAGAATAACAAGAATGACGACACGAGTCATAACAGAATCTGTTGATAAAAAGCAAAGGAAAGCAAATGGTTTCCTTGAGTGATGAGATGGGTGAGAGGTACCTGATAGTGCAGCCTGCAAATGGTGGGATTACGGACCTCGTTAGATACGGGATCTTCAACAACAAAGCGAGCGGTTCTAAGTTCCTCctccaacagcagcagcagcaggaggatgatgatgatgataagaatAAGAGGTTTGTGATCATAGTATCGATAATAATGAGGAAGCTGATAAAGGTGTTGGGTAAGCCCATGGAGTGGGCAGGTTACGTTGTCGACTTCATACTAAACCTCCTCTCCCTCAACGGCGGCCTCCTACCTCTCTTTGCCAATCTCTTCCAAGGTTCTTTTTTCATAATCTACCCCAAATTTTCCAAATTCTTGTACCTTTTATTGTATAATCTTCTACCTAACCTACAACACACATGTGTGtacagggccggccctgagaatttaGGTGCCTGTTCAAGCCCGGAAAAACGTgccccttaggccttaacgaaatagATAACTTAAAGTATTTTCTTGAAACAACGATTAAAGTTATACAAATAAACAATGCAATTACCAAAGTGATAAAATTCGAATGTGTGAATAATATGTCGTAATAGGCTAATAGATAACCGATGATTCATAAAGCTCTcttcaaaaaaaattaatttgCCGAGTACACTGATATGGAACCATAAGTTGTACTCAATTTTTTAGTTACACAATAAAGTGATAAACTATTAAAAGTATATTTTTTTAATTCACCCAGCAAACACTTGCTTAATATTTAGTATTTTTATCTTTTGCTTTGTTTGTCATACAGATATATTGGAGGGCCTTTTTTGTGCTAATGTCTTGCCATTtgattttgatttatctttaaaaGTTGGAGTATGGCTCTCAGTTTTTAATGTACTCGAATTAGCAAAGATCCactatcttttattttatatatccaAAACAAACACATAGGGTAAATGGGTAGTAAATGGGTATAATAGAAAGAAAAAAGGCAGACTAATGGAGTCGAACCTGTGCTCCACCTATACTCTAAACATAGAGACAAAGTGCTAAAACCAGCTGAGCCAGATCAATTTTTTGATGTATTTTGAGTTTGATAGGTTTTTATATGCATCTATATGTAGGATTTTTTTCTAAACGTGCCCTAGGATACAACGgaccctggccggtggtcctccccgcccacctccAGGGCCGGCcctgtgtgtgtgtatatatatatatatatatatatatatatatatatgattcaaTACAAAATCATTAATAATACGGAAACAATCTATACCATTATTAATctaatataaaaaatatgtgtGTGTTATAAGAGAGAGTGATTCATGTAAATGTATCAATTCAACTACATCACTTAATATTGTATAGCTATGTTAAAATCCTAGATTAATACACAAATAAACCAATGTTACAAGTTATTTCTCGCAATATTTTACCCTCTTCGTGTGTGTATCTATgtattatatgtgtgtgtgagagcCTTATATACCTTTATACATCGCGTTGTCAACTTATCTGGGTCAAGTTATATATAGGGTTACACTTATATATTATACTTAaaacaataatatatatatattaccttactttacattaaaaaaaaaaaagtggctGTGTGTTGAATAACAATGAACACACTTATAATACACACATAAGATACATTATGATATCAAACAAATCAGTTTTGTGTGTCTACATGATACATTATGATGTACATTACAATTGTGACCATACCCAGTAAATTCTACATATAGCAGAGCGATTGGAttggtagggtctggggagggtggaaTATAGGCAAACTTTACCTCTATCCCAgaggatagagaggctgcttcaaGAAAGACACCCTGCTCCAAAACAAACAACAGAAATTTATGTTAAGATATATCTTTTGGGTAACTtggaaataaataaaagaaaaagatgTTATATTCTTGATTATATATGTATGATGCAATGTGAATGTGTTGGGAGGATATCTGCAGGAAAGATGGTCATTCCAGAGAGAGGGACGGCAACATTTATCAGCACGATTGGGCATATTGATGGGCGAATAAATTTGGAGGCAGAACAGAGGGGCATTGAGTTAGAACCTGGGAGCAGGTCACTTATGGACCTATGTATGATGGCTTCTAAATTGGCCTATGAGAATGCTGCTGTTATTAACAACGTTGTCAATCTACACTGGAAGGCATAAACATATCCTACTTGTTTTCTTTAACTTGTTGTTACTTGATATTAGATGCTAACAGTTTTGCTTAACCTACAGATGCATTTCGTTGACTTCTACAACTGCTGGAATGGTACGTACGTACGGAATAATTACTTGTAATAAAATTTGAATGCAGAAAGTATGATAATTATTTGTTGGGCAGAATATCAAAAGGAGAGATCAACCCAAGTGTTCATATTTTGCGACAAGCCAAGGGATGCAAATTTGATAGTGATCAGTTTCAGAGGGACAGAGCCATTTGATGCAGATGACTGGATTACTGATTTCGATTACTCTTGGTTTGAGATCCCAAATATAGGAAAAGTCCACATGGGTTTTCTAGAAGCCATGGGTCTTGGGAACAGATCTAACGTGTCTTCCTTCCAGGAGCTTCTTCAAGCAACCAACACAGACGTTTTTCCAGCGATGGTGGAGACGAGTGCATATTTTGTTGTGAGGAGCAAGCTCAGGAACTTACTTGAGGAGCATAGGAATGCAAAGTTTATGGTGACGGGGCATAGCCTAGGTGGGGCCCTTGCCATATTATTCCCGACAGTTCTCCTGTTTCATGAGGAAGAGCTTGTTTTACAGAGGTTGTTAGGTGTACACACGTTTGGGCAGCCAAGAGTTGGGAACCGCGAGCTAGGGAGGTATGTGGAATCAAAATTACAACAACCCACTCCCAGATATTATAGAATGGTCTACTGCAATGACCTTGTTCCGCGCTTGCCTTATGACGACAAAACATTCTTGTATAAGCATTTTGGGGTGTGCCTTTACTACGATAGCTTCTTTGTCCAGCAAGTAAGTTCACTGAAatcccttttttttttcttaatttgttTTAAATCTTAATGATAATAATGGTGTGTTGTGAATGAAGAAAGTGGATGAAGAACCAAACCCGAACTACTTTGGGTTGTGGTACCTGATTCCAGAGTATCTGAATGCTGTATGGGAATTAGCGAGAGGTGTGGTAATGGGAATGGCATACGGGAAAGAGTACAAGGAGTCTTGGGAAGGCATAATGACGCGGATCATAGGTTTGGCCATTCCTGGCCTTTCTGCTCATGCCCCTCCTAATTACGTCAATTCCATAAGACTTGGAACCTAAAAACATCATCATATTCACATGCAAAATTACTCTCCTTCTTCGACCTGTTATTTGTATGTTATATAGATAGATATGTTTCATACAGAAACACAGATAATGCTGCGAGAACGAGTTTTATGCATTTCTATTTTTCATTTCATTTAAATATAATGGTAATCTTGTCTGGGTTTTTATCTAATCGACAATTAAAGAGAAAATGTGTAAAAATTGTGGTCCATGTATGTTCAATTTATTGAACTTGTACATGTATGTGTACATATTTATAACTATCAGTTTATGCTACACCCAGGTTAGGTTATGATCCATTTACTAAGTAATGAGTTGATATTGAGCAACGCTAGCTATTTTGGTTATAGGTTCATTTGGTCTACTAAATTGTACAATAGGTTAGTGGGTCCGCTCAATTTGTACAATAGGTTGCTGACTTAAAAAGAATCTGAATGGatgagcaccaccaccaccattgtgTCATCACCCCATGCAAGTGGCTgccaccatcacctccacctccACGGTCGCCGTCACTGATGCCATTCATTGCCAATAGCCACCATAAAAGCAAATATAGAGGGTCATCCGTTTGGTAATTTTATATTCTAAAATGACCCATTTCAACGCGAACCTATTTTGTTCGGACAATCTTTTGCCCTGAACCAAGTTGATGTTTGTTTTGACTTGAACTAAGTTGATGTCTTTTTAAACCAATCCGTTTTGACCTAAActaattgttgcgtcagtgatctGACACTAACCATGATGATGTTTTAGAGCTCACCACGTCTTCAGTTAGTATTTATGGAGTACATTGGTTACATATATTTTGGTTCGGCTCTCAGCTCTAGGTACTTTCTTAAATCACACCACATATTTCTTGATATACTATTGTTGGTCAAATTATTAATTATCATATTTCAATATTATGTGATGAATTAAGTTTCAGCTTTTAGTATTGTGTGACTAGTTCAGTATCAGAGTTGAGTAGTATTAGATTTTATGTTATGAGGGAAGAGTAGTTGGAGATGTAAGATAATGAACTAATGCTTTTAATATTATGGATTATGCTTCAATTGCTGTTTGTAGTAGTGACATGGGGCTGGTCTCAAATGCAGCAGATACAGGATTGCAGTGGAAAGAGCAAGCCTGATCAGCCAAGGTATAACTGTGCATGCCTGTAGTGTTCAAGATTGGATGAGACAGCGAGTATGACTGAGATTCTAGTTAAGAAACCAAAGTAAAACTTACAATCAAGGTCTTTATTGGCATGTCAGTCAAAGGCAGGAGGCATTAAGCTTCAGATGAACTATCAAtgcaatgtgtgtgtgtgtgtgtgatcaATTGCTCTGAATCGGTTTCTTCtggtatatatgttttaggtaaAATGAAGTCTCTAATTAGATACATTTTCATGAATCTGTTTGTTTATTCTGACTAAGAACcatttatattaaattaacagGCATGTTTATGAAACTGTGAACCTTGCAAATAAATATTCATTCAATCGATAAATCTTCACAACTTTCGCCAAATATATATAGTCTGAAATATAAACAATAGATCAACGTGACAAAC is from Helianthus annuus cultivar XRQ/B chromosome 9, HanXRQr2.0-SUNRISE, whole genome shotgun sequence and encodes:
- the LOC110880313 gene encoding triacylglycerol lipase OBL1 — encoded protein: MVSLSDEMGERYLIVQPANGGITDLVRYGIFNNKASGSKFLLQQQQQQEDDDDDKNKRFVIIVSIIMRKLIKVLGKPMEWAGYVVDFILNLLSLNGGLLPLFANLFQGKMVIPERGTATFISTIGHIDGRINLEAEQRGIELEPGSRSLMDLCMMASKLAYENAAVINNVVNLHWKMHFVDFYNCWNEYQKERSTQVFIFCDKPRDANLIVISFRGTEPFDADDWITDFDYSWFEIPNIGKVHMGFLEAMGLGNRSNVSSFQELLQATNTDVFPAMVETSAYFVVRSKLRNLLEEHRNAKFMVTGHSLGGALAILFPTVLLFHEEELVLQRLLGVHTFGQPRVGNRELGRYVESKLQQPTPRYYRMVYCNDLVPRLPYDDKTFLYKHFGVCLYYDSFFVQQKVDEEPNPNYFGLWYLIPEYLNAVWELARGVVMGMAYGKEYKESWEGIMTRIIGLAIPGLSAHAPPNYVNSIRLGT